A single window of Colletotrichum higginsianum IMI 349063 chromosome 8, whole genome shotgun sequence DNA harbors:
- a CDS encoding Gibberellin 20-oxidase has product MATTNRLTEKIAEEDAALRVVSLEKLMDGDKSHVEHLLKACTELGFFYLDCRRVASGQVMREVQCTSLQATETVLSRGRKTDLRASWNVVPHFFLLIARLTFQKLFEHPISKIADGASFPGPEVIASRLTLLKQAMSTFREISTLLLERLSNALDLDGKLAYQQYHRKEAVCPTALGLLKYTIADHEPEKVGQIAHTDAGSLSIVFTEVAGLQVLKPNEDQWYYIAPKPGHAVVNVGDALRFISGGLLESSLHRIIPHKDEMGRHKYSIVYLLRPEMDAEFTDTEGVIWKGLEWTNKKHAVFRADAEEQALGTYLTGRDGYVGYWDPEKDKESETISVR; this is encoded by the exons ATGGCTACAACTAACCGTCTCACTGAGAAGATTGCTGAAGAGGATGCCGCTCTACGTGTCGTATCTCTCGAGAAACTAATGGATGGAGACAAGTCACATGTTGAGCATTTGCTAAAAGCCTGCACTGAGCTCGGATTCTTTTACTTAGATTGCCGCAGGGTCGCCTCTGGACAGGTGATGAGAGAAGTCCAAT GTACAAGCCTGCAGGCCACGGAAACGGTCCTATCGAGGGGAAGAAAGACGGATTTGAGGGCCTCATGGAATGTCGTTCCCCATTTCTTTTTGCTAATCGCGAGACTAACATTTCAAAAGCTCTTCGAGCATCCCATCTCCAAGATTGCGGATGGCGCTTCATTTCCTGGTCCAGAAGTCATTGCGTCCCGATTAACACTATTGAAGCAGGCTATGTCGACTTTTAGAGAGATCAGTACTTTGCTTCTAGAACGATTGTCAAACGCCCTCGACTTGGACGGGAAACTGGCATACCAACAATACCACCGGAAAGAGGCCGTTTGCCCAACGGCGCTCGGCCTTCTAAAGTACACCATTGCAGACCACGAACCAGAGAAAGTCGGCCAGATTGCCCACACCGATGCAGGAAGTTTGTCGATTGTTTTTACTGAAGTTGCAGGGTTGCAGGTGTTGAAACCCAACGAAGATCAGTGGTATTACATTGCACCCAAACCTGGCCATGCTGTTGTCAACGTGGGCGACGCACTCCGTTTCATATCTGGCGGGCTTCTGGAATCAAGTCTACATCGGATTATCCCTCACAAAGACGAAATGGGAAGACACAAATACTCTATTGTATATCTACTGCGGCCGGAGATGGATGCCGAGTTTACTGACACTGAAGGTGTTATTTGGAAAGGGTTGGAATGGACGAACAAGAAACACGCCGTGTTCCGAGCCGATGCTGAGGAACAAGCATTAGGGACATACCTGACTGGGAGAGATGGATACGTGGGCTATTGGGATCCTGAAAAAGACAAAGAAAGTGAAACAATCTCAGTGAGATAG
- a CDS encoding Catalyzes late reaction in the cephamycin biosynthetic pathway: MNCSNPLGSSRRAKAGVPRHVRTTINYYRDPGDGTEHAPSIAGKRSTFNQPSIDLNTTITDITGSEHKYTLDSHGFQLCSHVSQEKTFDSEERIKQVYYTEVQQLVLKMTGASRLHIFDHTIRRPNPVASHSDEERRPVRQAHIDQSEWASRNQVIRHMGQDATRLLQSRFQIINVWRPIKTIRKDPLAVCDSQSVPDRDILPIKLIYPDWVGEPCTMLPNNDHCWYYKHNQTPEEVMLFKCYESKTDGRARRVPHAAFTDPETVDEEPRQSIEVRVLVFYEDDIDMP, translated from the exons ATGAATTGTTCAAACCCATTGGGTTCAAGCAGAAGAGCCAAGGCAGGAGTCCCTCGTCACGTACGAACTACTATCAACTATTACCGAGACCCAGGCGACGGTACGGAACATGCCCCAAGTATTGCCGGGAAGAGAAGTACATTCAATCAACCCTCTATCGACTTGAATACCACGATTACCGACATTACCGGGAGTGAGCACAAATACACACTAGACAGCCATGGCTTTCAGCTTTGTTCCCACGTAAGCCAGGAGAAGACATTTGACAGTGAGGAACGGATCAAGCAAGTCTACTATACCGAGGTTCAACAACTGGTCTTAAAGAT GACTGGTGCTTCTCGACTGCACATATTTGACCACACAATTCGGCGACCGAACCCTGTTGCCTCCCACTCCGACGAAGAGCGTCGGCCAGTAAGGCAAGCACACATTGATCAGTCTGAATGGGCTTCAAGAAACCAGGTTATCCGACATATGGGGCAAGACGCCACCCGGCTTCTCCAGTCACGCTTCCAGATTATCAATGTTTGGCGCCCCATCAAAACAATTCGCAAAGACCCGCTGGCAGTTTGTGATTCTCAATCAGTCCCTGATAGGGACATTCTTCCCATAAAGCTGATTTACCCAGATTGGGTGGGAGAGCCATGCACGATGCTACCCAACAATGATCATTGTTGGTACTACAAGCATAACCAGACGCCAGAGGAGGTGATGCTCTTCAAATGTTACGAGTCGAAAACAGATGGACGTGCGCGAAGAGTCCCACATGCGGCGTTTACAGACCCCGAGACAGTTGATGAAGAGCCCAGGCAAAGCATAGAAGTTAGGGTGCTGGTTTTCTACGAAGACGATATAGATATGCCATGA
- a CDS encoding Aristolochene synthase, with amino-acid sequence MISLQSLASFILPLSTASPKTLAFAESEPKQYNPANGIAGALFKAKIHPREPEISAEVDSFFLDHWPFVNEEARKRFVAAGFSKVTCFYYPHALDDRISLACRLLTLLFLVDDILEDMSLQEGSLYNEKLILLSRGDIVPDRSVPVEWITYDLWNDLRTCDKSLADEILEPVFSFMRAQTDKSRLSIKQLGHYLKYREKDVGKALLSALMRFSMKLHITPAELKSVDNIELNCSRHISVVNDIYSWEKELKASQTGHKEGAALCSSVSVLTSETNLDFAASKRVLWVMCREWELVHRDLVAKRLRSPEPCSQDLQDYMRGLEFQMSGNEAWSEMTPRYHSV; translated from the exons ATGATATCGCTCCAAAGTTTGGCATCGTTTATTCTTCCTCTAAGCACTGCGTCGCCAAAGACCTTGGCCTTTGCAGAGTCTGAGCCAAAGCAATACAACCCAGCAAACGGGATAGCCGGTGCCCTTTTCAAAGCCAAAATTCACCCTCGAGAACCAGAAATCTCTGCGGAAGTAGACAGTTTCTTTCTTGACCATTGGCCTTTCGTCAATGAAGAAGCAAGAAAGAGATTTGTAGCCGCAGGCTTTTCCAAAGTCACATGCTTTTATTATCCTCATGCGCTGGACGACAGGATTTCTCTCGCATGTCGGCTTCTGACACTTCTATTTCTCGTGGACG ACATACTGGAAGACATGTCACTCCAGGAAGGTTCGTTGTACAATGAAAAGCTGATTCTTCTGTCGAGAGGTGACATTGTTCCGGATCGCTCTGTGCCGGTAGAATGGATCACCTATGACTTGTGGAATGACTTACGGACGTGTGATAAGTCACTTGCAGATGAGATATTGGAGCCTGTATTTTCTTTCATGAGAGCTCAAACGGACAAATCTCGCCTCAGTATCAAGCAATTGGGTCACTACCTCAAATACCGAGAAAAGGATGTTGGGAAAGC ACTTCTTTCTGCTTTGATGCGCTTTAGCATGAAGCTGCATATCACGCCCGCGGAGTTGAAATCAGTAGACAATATCGAGTTGAACTGCTCTAGGCATATCTCGGTTGTCAACGATATATACAGTTGGGAAAAGGAGTTGAAAGCCTCTCAAACAGGCCACAAGGAAGGAGCGGCATTGTGCTCGTCGGTTTCTGTTTTGACTTCAGAGACAAACCTAGATTTTGCAGCATCGAAGCGGGTGTTGTGGGTTATGTGCCGAGAATGGGAATTGGTTCACAGAGACCTTGTGGCAAAAAGATTACGATCGCCTGAGCCATGTAGTCAAGACCTCCAAGATTATATGAGAGGCCTCGAGTTTCAGATGAGCGGTAATGAGGCATGGAGCGAGATGACCCCTAGATACCATTCAGTGTAG